A DNA window from Halomicrobium mukohataei DSM 12286 contains the following coding sequences:
- a CDS encoding DUF6735 family protein produces the protein MAHRALVAYRDGDGYRLHYAHRGTGLAAAITPETPFGGRRDRSRPPPVPDRIAHQFDLASSRDDAVGTRVDPRPLARRLDPADVLAAVDPTIESLVVVGPADETSTYLVCPLGLDGGEPLAVAGPTADEERLRRTLVTAKDRLGERVDDGALSPERARRALWQTLARLAPLYPIDDASFLRPD, from the coding sequence ATGGCACACCGCGCACTGGTCGCCTACCGGGACGGCGACGGCTACCGTCTCCACTACGCACACCGGGGGACGGGGCTGGCCGCTGCGATCACGCCCGAGACGCCGTTCGGTGGCCGACGGGACCGCTCGCGGCCCCCGCCCGTTCCCGACCGGATCGCCCACCAGTTCGATCTCGCTTCGAGCCGGGACGACGCCGTCGGAACACGCGTCGATCCGCGACCGCTGGCCCGGCGGCTGGACCCCGCCGACGTGTTGGCAGCCGTCGACCCGACGATCGAGTCGCTCGTCGTCGTCGGACCCGCCGACGAGACCAGCACCTACCTCGTCTGTCCGCTCGGTCTCGACGGCGGTGAGCCCCTCGCCGTCGCCGGCCCGACGGCCGACGAGGAACGGCTCCGTCGGACGCTGGTCACCGCCAAGGATCGACTCGGCGAGCGCGTCGACGACGGGGCACTGTCTCCGGAGCGTGCCCGCCGTGCGCTCTGGCAGACGCTCGCGCGACTGGCACCGCTGTACCCGATCGACGACGCGTCCTTTTTACGACCCGACTGA
- a CDS encoding DUF7577 domain-containing protein — MLGTEWVYAAIAGLLFAHLLTLLYAYRSNRSEPAADSVSDAAAVEVADRADRSVCRCPECGTENDRAYRFCRQCVSELPSARLHVEHPSEQQQPY, encoded by the coding sequence ATGCTGGGGACCGAGTGGGTGTACGCCGCGATCGCGGGCTTGCTCTTCGCGCACCTCCTGACACTGCTGTATGCCTACCGGTCGAACCGGTCCGAGCCGGCCGCCGACAGCGTCTCCGACGCCGCGGCGGTCGAGGTGGCCGATCGAGCCGACCGGAGCGTCTGTCGGTGCCCGGAGTGTGGCACCGAGAACGACCGTGCGTACCGCTTCTGTCGGCAGTGTGTCTCCGAGCTACCGAGTGCGCGGCTCCACGTCGAGCACCCCAGCGAGCAACAACAGCCCTACTGA
- a CDS encoding MBL fold metallo-hydrolase, translating into MSESYPDPPVEPATITPETLAGRLADGERVRLLDVRDRDEYERWHIAGPSVTATQHSFAKALQAQVRGSVDELAAQVAGEGPITVVCARGEASAYVAGLLTEAGVDAHNLAGGMDGWARVYEAHELDADEATIVQYQRPASGCLGYQIVADGVAAVVDPLRAFADRYAADATRLDATIEYVIDTHVHADHVSGLRSVAAATGGEALVPARAHERGVVGTVGTLADGETRSLGETTLRAVALPGHTTGMTGVAVGDVLLTGDSLFLESVARPDLEASDDAAAFARELYATLTERLDAFDDETLIAPGHVGERTVRNDDGSYAATLGQLRERLWAFAVDEATFVERVTENVPPRPANAEAIVAANLGRRTPSDDDAFEWELGPNNCAATAE; encoded by the coding sequence ATGTCCGAGTCCTATCCCGACCCGCCGGTCGAGCCGGCGACGATCACCCCGGAGACGCTGGCCGGACGGCTGGCCGACGGTGAGAGGGTTCGGTTGCTCGACGTGCGCGACCGCGACGAGTACGAGCGATGGCACATCGCCGGGCCGTCGGTGACGGCGACACAGCACTCGTTCGCAAAGGCCCTGCAGGCACAGGTCCGAGGGTCGGTCGACGAGCTGGCCGCACAGGTCGCGGGCGAGGGGCCGATCACGGTCGTCTGTGCCCGGGGGGAGGCGAGTGCCTACGTCGCCGGACTGCTGACGGAGGCCGGCGTCGACGCGCACAACCTCGCGGGCGGGATGGACGGCTGGGCCCGCGTGTACGAGGCACACGAACTCGACGCGGACGAGGCGACGATCGTCCAGTACCAGCGACCGGCCTCGGGCTGTCTGGGCTATCAGATCGTCGCGGACGGCGTGGCGGCCGTCGTCGATCCGCTGCGCGCGTTCGCAGATCGGTACGCCGCGGACGCGACGCGATTAGACGCGACGATCGAGTACGTGATCGACACTCACGTCCACGCCGACCACGTCAGCGGCCTGCGGTCGGTCGCGGCGGCGACTGGCGGCGAGGCGCTGGTGCCGGCGCGGGCTCACGAGCGCGGCGTCGTCGGGACCGTCGGGACGCTGGCCGACGGCGAGACGCGCAGCCTGGGGGAGACGACGCTCCGGGCGGTCGCGCTGCCGGGTCACACGACGGGGATGACCGGCGTCGCGGTCGGCGACGTGCTGCTGACCGGCGACAGCCTCTTTCTGGAGAGCGTCGCCCGCCCGGACCTCGAAGCGAGCGACGACGCGGCGGCGTTCGCCCGAGAACTGTACGCGACGCTGACCGAACGGCTGGACGCGTTCGACGACGAGACCCTGATCGCGCCGGGCCACGTCGGCGAGCGAACGGTGCGAAACGACGACGGCAGCTACGCGGCGACGCTGGGCCAGCTCCGAGAACGGCTGTGGGCCTTCGCGGTCGACGAGGCGACGTTCGTCGAGCGCGTCACGGAGAACGTCCCGCCGCGCCCGGCCAACGCCGAGGCGATCGTCGCAGCCAACCTCGGCCGACGGACGCCGAGCGACGACGACGCCTTCGAGTGGGAACTGGGACCGAACAACTGCGCCGCGACGGCGGAGTGA
- a CDS encoding DUF6432 family protein, with protein sequence MRAKPEYRDRPDTQVAVLDALGDRPEDGMTVFELRSRVDADIDHLEDALAELKADALIEVTRDGERTVFSPQSGVVGEHEPTDEESLVDVIRRRFSL encoded by the coding sequence ATGAGAGCGAAACCGGAGTACCGCGACCGTCCCGACACGCAGGTCGCAGTGCTGGATGCCCTCGGAGATCGCCCCGAGGACGGGATGACCGTCTTCGAACTCCGGTCGCGGGTCGACGCCGACATCGACCACCTGGAGGACGCCCTCGCCGAACTGAAGGCGGACGCGCTCATCGAGGTGACACGGGACGGCGAGCGGACGGTCTTCTCGCCCCAGTCCGGCGTCGTCGGCGAGCACGAACCCACCGACGAGGAGTCACTCGTCGACGTGATCCGGCGTCGCTTCTCGCTGTAG
- a CDS encoding DUF7093 family protein, producing the protein MSLKCSVLGHAYGETTVERDREEQGSEVVITIREVETCERCGTERVVSENKEVTAIETPDDTETAASEGEAATTDAESESESDTAREEPSDEEDDVEDDDTEDVPAAGEELSASEIVGGEETPSTPEAEAEPDTGAEIIDAESDEPVSEEAVDEELADPTVDPEIDEQDGDEQLGGGAPAVDTEEIDADDPDADDAMIIDEDDDDPVEQGDRQPGEWPEEPDTGDDEWQPDTIGTIDEDDEEQATETTTLTVPDGQFRCPECDFTTLVESSSLRRGDFCPECHRGTLVHEPEDETRKE; encoded by the coding sequence ATGAGTCTCAAATGCTCCGTGCTTGGGCACGCGTACGGAGAAACGACTGTCGAGCGCGACCGCGAAGAGCAGGGTAGCGAAGTCGTCATCACGATCCGAGAGGTCGAAACCTGCGAGCGGTGTGGCACCGAGCGCGTCGTCTCCGAGAACAAGGAGGTCACGGCGATCGAAACACCCGACGACACCGAGACGGCAGCGTCGGAGGGCGAAGCGGCGACGACGGACGCCGAAAGCGAGTCCGAGTCCGACACTGCCCGAGAGGAGCCGTCGGACGAGGAGGACGACGTGGAGGACGACGACACCGAGGACGTTCCGGCGGCGGGCGAGGAGCTGTCGGCCTCGGAGATCGTCGGCGGCGAGGAGACGCCGTCGACACCCGAGGCCGAGGCCGAGCCCGATACCGGCGCGGAGATCATCGACGCCGAATCCGACGAGCCGGTGTCCGAAGAGGCCGTCGACGAGGAACTGGCCGACCCCACGGTCGACCCCGAGATCGACGAGCAGGACGGCGACGAGCAACTGGGCGGCGGAGCCCCCGCCGTCGATACCGAGGAGATCGACGCGGACGACCCCGACGCCGACGACGCCATGATCATCGACGAGGACGACGACGATCCCGTCGAGCAGGGGGACCGCCAGCCCGGCGAGTGGCCCGAAGAGCCCGACACGGGCGACGACGAGTGGCAGCCCGATACGATCGGGACGATCGACGAGGACGACGAAGAGCAGGCCACGGAGACGACGACGCTGACGGTCCCCGACGGCCAGTTCCGCTGTCCGGAGTGTGACTTTACGACGCTGGTCGAGTCCTCGTCGCTGCGGCGTGGCGACTTCTGTCCGGAGTGTCACCGCGGCACACTCGTCCACGAGCCAGAAGACGAAACGCGAAAAGAGTAA
- a CDS encoding DUF5611 family protein — protein sequence MREYKMRRGEHLEDRVPDMEAFVEDYFGEITDTQERKGSDLLVVDDPDNPVFERVVAGTVEYSGKKDKLALHIDERDAEDVIAEGNADAAQEAVTAKNDFLEEATGRDAKARRDSMKRSVEDDADKPDSV from the coding sequence ATGCGAGAGTACAAGATGCGACGCGGCGAGCACCTCGAAGATCGGGTTCCCGACATGGAGGCGTTCGTCGAGGACTACTTCGGCGAGATCACCGACACACAAGAGCGCAAGGGGAGCGACCTGCTGGTCGTCGACGACCCCGACAATCCGGTCTTCGAGCGCGTCGTCGCCGGCACCGTCGAGTACAGCGGCAAGAAGGACAAGCTCGCGCTCCACATCGACGAGCGCGACGCCGAGGACGTCATCGCCGAGGGCAACGCCGACGCGGCACAGGAGGCCGTCACGGCCAAGAACGACTTTCTCGAAGAGGCGACCGGCCGCGACGCCAAGGCCCGCCGAGACTCGATGAAGCGCTCCGTCGAAGACGACGCCGACAAGCCCGACAGCGTCTGA
- a CDS encoding ABC transporter permease has protein sequence MNRTATQLLTLVRREVLRFVRRPYNTFLPPIITNALYFAVFGVILGSRIGEIAGVSYIQFVLPGLVVLGAISDSFENASFTIFHGRWNEYIQAVTTSPMSHRSVVAAYVSASALRGIVTSLLIVGVGLVFTSVSVAHPLYLIAFVLVITTLFGGLGVIGGLWASDFDYLTVMNQFILRPLVFFGAVFYSLEVLPPLWRTVSLFNPMVYMVNGVRYGMIGVTEIEPTTSLLVLTGAAVAVLAVDLALFKRGYGLTE, from the coding sequence GTGAACCGAACCGCCACGCAACTCCTGACGCTCGTGCGTCGGGAGGTGCTTCGCTTCGTCAGGCGGCCGTACAACACTTTCCTGCCGCCGATCATCACGAACGCGCTGTACTTCGCCGTCTTCGGGGTCATCCTCGGCAGCCGGATCGGCGAGATCGCGGGCGTCAGCTACATCCAGTTCGTCCTGCCGGGCCTGGTCGTCCTCGGCGCGATCTCGGACAGCTTCGAGAACGCGTCGTTCACGATCTTCCACGGCCGCTGGAACGAGTACATCCAGGCCGTCACGACCTCGCCGATGTCCCATCGCAGCGTCGTCGCCGCCTACGTCTCGGCCAGCGCACTGCGCGGGATCGTCACCTCGCTGTTGATCGTCGGCGTCGGGCTGGTCTTTACGTCGGTCTCGGTGGCTCACCCGCTGTACCTGATCGCGTTCGTCCTGGTCATCACCACGCTGTTTGGCGGACTCGGCGTGATCGGCGGGCTGTGGGCCAGCGACTTCGACTACCTGACGGTGATGAACCAGTTCATCCTCCGGCCGCTCGTGTTCTTCGGCGCGGTGTTTTACTCGCTGGAGGTGCTCCCGCCGCTGTGGCGGACCGTCTCGCTGTTCAACCCGATGGTGTACATGGTCAACGGCGTCCGGTACGGTATGATCGGCGTCACCGAGATCGAGCCCACGACCTCGCTGCTCGTGCTCACCGGGGCCGCCGTCGCCGTCCTCGCCGTCGACCTCGCGCTGTTCAAACGGGGGTACGGGCTCACCGAGTGA
- a CDS encoding ABC transporter ATP-binding protein — protein sequence MTAPAIRTRELTKRYGDVQALAGLSLTVESGEFFGLLGPNGAGKTTFINTLVGLVDADGGEATVFGHDVEDDYREARDAIGLAPQEYNVDRFFPIHEVLEHKAGYHGVPEAEAEERAEDALKTVGIWDKRDTRFDWLSGGMKRRFMLARALVSNPDLLILDEPTAGVDVQLRHDLWEIINRMNDGGTTILLTTHYIEEAERLCDRVAIVDDGRKVEVATPDELMERGTDTVEIGLESPPATAPTLSVEGARDARMEDETLLVSAAGGSSLAPAIMRELEAAGHTVTSLDVRRASLEEVFVDMTRADHGGDTEVEMEVDA from the coding sequence ATGACTGCACCCGCAATTCGCACCCGCGAGTTGACGAAACGCTACGGTGACGTGCAGGCGCTTGCCGGACTCTCGCTGACGGTCGAGTCCGGGGAGTTCTTCGGCTTGCTCGGGCCCAACGGTGCCGGGAAGACGACGTTCATCAACACGCTCGTCGGACTGGTCGACGCCGACGGCGGCGAGGCGACGGTCTTCGGCCACGACGTCGAGGACGACTACCGCGAGGCGCGCGACGCCATCGGGCTCGCGCCCCAGGAGTACAACGTCGACCGCTTTTTCCCCATCCACGAGGTCTTAGAGCACAAGGCGGGCTACCACGGCGTCCCCGAGGCCGAGGCCGAGGAGCGGGCCGAGGACGCCCTGAAGACCGTCGGCATCTGGGACAAACGCGACACTCGTTTCGACTGGCTCTCCGGCGGGATGAAACGACGGTTCATGCTCGCCCGCGCGCTGGTGTCGAACCCCGACCTGCTGATCCTCGACGAGCCGACGGCGGGCGTCGACGTACAGCTGCGCCACGACCTCTGGGAGATCATCAACCGCATGAACGACGGCGGGACGACGATCCTGCTGACGACCCACTACATCGAGGAGGCAGAGCGCCTCTGTGACCGGGTGGCGATCGTCGACGACGGCCGGAAGGTCGAGGTCGCGACCCCCGACGAGCTGATGGAACGGGGCACCGACACGGTCGAGATCGGCCTCGAATCGCCGCCCGCGACCGCCCCCACTCTCTCGGTCGAGGGCGCGCGAGACGCCCGCATGGAGGACGAGACGCTGCTCGTCTCTGCGGCCGGCGGGAGCTCTCTCGCCCCGGCGATCATGCGTGAACTGGAAGCGGCGGGCCACACCGTCACGTCGCTGGACGTACGGCGGGCCTCCCTCGAAGAGGTGTTCGTCGACATGACGCGGGCGGACCACGGCGGCGACACCGAGGTCGAGATGGAGGTCGACGCGTGA
- a CDS encoding cell division protein SepF, with protein MGLMSKILGESGSSRATEDYVELSADDLDDAVEVDRQVRIARIGEKQDVVEIKDAVYDGDIVVADITRHSTQDRTMEHITDELKRVVNEVGGDIVQKDDDQLIITPAGVAISRERLGQ; from the coding sequence ATGGGACTGATGAGCAAGATACTGGGCGAGTCGGGCTCTTCGCGGGCCACCGAGGACTACGTCGAACTGTCTGCCGACGACCTCGACGACGCGGTCGAGGTCGACCGACAGGTCCGAATCGCACGCATCGGCGAGAAACAGGACGTCGTCGAGATCAAAGACGCCGTCTACGACGGCGACATCGTCGTGGCCGACATCACGCGCCACAGCACGCAGGACCGTACGATGGAACACATCACCGACGAACTCAAACGGGTCGTCAACGAGGTCGGGGGCGACATCGTCCAGAAAGACGACGACCAGCTCATCATCACGCCGGCCGGCGTCGCGATCAGTCGCGAACGCCTGGGTCAGTAG
- a CDS encoding DUF1028 domain-containing protein, with protein sequence MTFSICVREEYTDEEGDEQTRFGVAVTTRLAAVGTLCPFVSENGAVATQSRVNVDLGRRGIDYVDDGLAVEDALQSLLDADDGKAERQLHGVDADGEFAFSGGECGEWFGHEVGDDYTVAGNLLTGADVLTATATAYEEGRDGDAPLAERLIDALEAGHAAGGDKRTELEVQSAALLVATTEDRPADPYYDDLRVDATETPIEDLRETYELARESYEQALARAAERADDEDERSGEEPDGGES encoded by the coding sequence GTGACCTTCAGCATCTGCGTCCGCGAAGAGTACACGGACGAGGAGGGCGACGAACAGACCCGCTTTGGCGTCGCGGTGACGACCCGACTGGCCGCGGTCGGGACGCTGTGTCCGTTCGTCAGCGAGAACGGTGCAGTCGCGACACAGAGCCGCGTCAACGTCGACCTCGGGCGACGCGGGATCGACTACGTCGATGACGGGCTGGCCGTCGAAGATGCCTTGCAGTCGCTGCTCGACGCGGACGACGGCAAGGCAGAGCGACAGCTTCACGGCGTCGACGCCGACGGGGAGTTCGCCTTCTCCGGCGGGGAGTGTGGCGAGTGGTTCGGTCACGAGGTCGGCGACGACTACACCGTCGCGGGGAATCTGCTGACCGGTGCCGACGTGCTCACAGCCACCGCCACGGCCTACGAGGAGGGGCGCGACGGCGACGCACCGCTGGCCGAGCGGCTGATCGACGCGCTCGAAGCGGGCCACGCGGCCGGGGGCGACAAGCGTACGGAGCTAGAGGTCCAGAGCGCGGCCCTGCTGGTCGCGACGACCGAGGACCGGCCCGCGGACCCCTACTACGACGACCTGCGAGTCGACGCGACCGAGACGCCGATCGAAGACCTGCGCGAGACGTACGAACTGGCCAGAGAGAGCTACGAGCAGGCGCTGGCGAGAGCAGCGGAGAGGGCGGACGACGAGGACGAGCGTTCCGGCGAGGAGCCGGACGGCGGCGAGTCGTGA
- a CDS encoding SIMPL domain-containing protein, giving the protein MRRSLPAVAVLATLVLLSGCTGALGAGDSAQTAATDNRTVDVGATGAVSAQPDQAVVRVGVETRAGDAATARQQLADNVTQLRDALADIEGAQVRTNGYDIGQDYRRPPSETEDPEPRYVARQSFEITINDTSKAGSVIDTAVANGANDVDNVEFTLSADRRNELEEQALEGAMDRAETKATTIAERADLTIEGVETVTTVDRGYRPYAAEATATAAGDGASTDIDSGPVTVTAQVKVTYEAAESA; this is encoded by the coding sequence ATGCGACGTTCACTCCCCGCGGTCGCCGTGCTGGCGACGCTCGTACTCCTCAGTGGCTGTACGGGCGCGCTCGGTGCCGGCGACAGCGCACAGACAGCTGCCACCGACAACCGAACCGTCGACGTGGGCGCGACCGGCGCGGTCAGCGCCCAGCCCGACCAGGCCGTCGTGCGCGTCGGCGTCGAGACGCGTGCCGGCGACGCCGCGACCGCTCGACAGCAACTCGCCGACAACGTCACCCAGCTTCGAGACGCCCTCGCCGACATCGAGGGCGCACAGGTGCGGACCAACGGGTACGACATCGGGCAGGACTACCGCCGCCCGCCCTCCGAAACGGAGGACCCCGAGCCCCGATACGTCGCCCGCCAGTCCTTCGAGATTACCATCAACGACACCAGCAAGGCCGGTTCCGTGATCGACACGGCCGTCGCGAACGGTGCCAACGACGTCGACAACGTCGAGTTCACGCTGTCGGCCGACCGCCGTAACGAACTCGAAGAACAGGCCCTGGAGGGCGCGATGGACCGCGCCGAGACGAAGGCGACGACGATCGCCGAGCGGGCGGACCTGACGATCGAGGGCGTCGAGACCGTCACGACCGTCGACCGGGGCTACCGGCCCTACGCCGCCGAAGCGACGGCGACCGCGGCCGGAGACGGTGCCAGCACCGACATCGACAGCGGACCGGTCACGGTGACGGCACAGGTCAAGGTCACCTACGAGGCCGCCGAGTCGGCGTGA